In Salvelinus alpinus chromosome 19, SLU_Salpinus.1, whole genome shotgun sequence, the genomic stretch AACTGTTTGTAGAATTTATACTCAGTGATTAAACTCGGTCAATATGAGCAGTGAGTGAATGTTGGACGGGCAGTGCACATGAGGACTTCCATGTTATCTGCATGTTGGGAAGTGGACATGAATATTCAGAATAAATGAAACCCCAAAATTAACTAGTCCGAAATTCAGTCTGTGAACATTTCACTCCTTTGCCTCAGGGGTCACGTTAATGCAGAATTCTGCGTTGTTCACCacggccccccccaaaaaaaaatattttaaaacgcatgagtaaataagaatttgttcttaaaactgacttAAAAAATATCTTGTTGCGTTTTGGAAACGCAGttctaaaatgcttcttattgtaatttctgctcgaGAATCAGACTCATTTTGTCCTTCGGTTGCACTTCTCCACTTGGATGAGAATTCACCAACGGGCATTTTATCAgaagacagcgctctgactgtgTAGCGTACTTTTCTCCGGTACAATGATTAACTTTAAGAAAAACATTAGgagctggctacattctttccgTGATAAACTGAAATCTGATGGCCATGCATCGTTTTAGCAAAAACAAAtaccttgctttttcattgtaagctcatttacttgAGTGACTGCTAGCCAAATAGCGTTTGCACTTCtgctgtcatctgatgaaaatgaagctatttTGTGAATAtgttttctgtgaaggaaaactatagcTGCACGcccctgatcactctattgaagcaaaCAACAGAAACTTGACTTTCAATATTAAAAACGCAGGTGAAATGGTTTAAAATGCAGATTTCTGAACTCTTAACACGACCCCTGTgccttgtcatgccaaacatgtttGGAATATAATGTTGGCACAAACAGACTAGATTCTCAACGGTAAACAATAAACCATTATTCAAGAAGTCAGATATAAATTATAAAAATGGAGGGCTGTCAATTACATTGATTGTACTCTCCACTTCTCTGGCTCAGTGCCATTTCCCTTAACTACCAGCTTACCGTGGGACCAATTCCATTCCATTTCACTTGACATTTAAACTTGACTTACGTAAACCAATTTGAAAAGAAAATTACTCATCAATACAAACTGAATGTGCAGTTCAAATGGAAGCAACCTCAGAGGTCACGACGAGCTGTAGCTACTGTACATCTGTCCGACAGACCacgtccccagtccagagcctgtattcacaaagctgatctaggatcaggtacccactggtccatataatcttattcattatataCACATTATGATATAAATGTCAAAACTgagcctagatcagcactcctactatgCAACATTTGTGAATACAGACCCAGAGCAAACTGACCATCTAGCTAGATGACAACCACTAAGTGATCATGGTATTGAAGGGCATcctagcctcctcttcctcctcttcctccagagcACTCCTCGTCTCCGGCCCATCGGGGCAGAATATGAGGCGCAGCAGCGCCAGCCCGCCTCTGACCAGCAGCCTCAGCAACAGGAAAGCAAACGGCACCGTAATCTCCATCAGGTGGAAAATAGACGCGCTGAACTTACTGAGAATACAGGTGAGGAAGAAGGTCCCCAGGGCAACGCACGGGTACAGCGCCAGCTTGGCCAACATGAAGGCGTGCTCGCGGCCGCCGTAACGCACATAAGGGTGTAGCGTCTCGCGTTCGCTGAACAACGCCGCCACCCAGATGGCGAGCTGGAAGACGCCGGCAAAGAAGATGATGACGCAGCTGATCTGGATGGCCTCCAGCTCGTTGCGGGAGTTACGGGGGAACTCGTGGGTCAGCTGGTAGGCCAAGGGCAGGCCCCCTACGAAGGCCAGAGAGAAGGTGTTGAGGAGGCCCATGAAACGAGTGGTCctggatgaaaagagagagacggaggtaaATGGTAAAAACAACCACGTCACAGTCATTGTGAGTAAAACTTTCCCAAATACACAACAGTATAATTCTAATGTACTCATTTTCTTTGCCTTTAACCTGACAAAtgcagatgtaaaaaaaaaaaaaaaaatgtaaacatttaaTTGATGAATTGAATTTGTTCTGTATTACCTGGTGACgtgaaggaagagagagtgatggacGAACCAGAGGAGAGCCACGGTAGCGAAGGAGCCAAAATAGGCCAGGTACTCTGGACCATAGTTCTGCAGGGCCGCCACCAGACTCCCACCATACTGTTTCTGGACCATCACTGGGTCGGGTACATTGTCCTCactggggggggggagagatgaTTTATCTTTACCATCGTTATTTTACAGGGCTCCTCCCGGATTAAATAAACATTTGACAAATTAGCATCATTTAAATTACAACAATTATTCATCTTCGTCTGCCTGCCCGCTCAAACAGAATACACGAACCATATGTCTAAGATGAGTAGAGTAGCTACGATGGCGAACACGCCATCGCTGAAGGCCTCCACCCTCTCCTTGCTGAGGGGTTCGTTTGGATGGTACGTATAAAACATCATGGAATCTGGAGTCTCCTCCACCTGGCCTGAGGGGTAACAGCACATCAACATACACTacttgaccaaaagtatgtggacacctgctcgtcaaacatctcattctaaaaccttgggtattaatatgtagttggttcccctttgctgctataacagcctccactcttctgggaaggttttccactagatgttggaacattgctgcgggacttgcttccattcagacacaagaGCGTTAGTGATGTTGGGCGATTCGGCCTGGCTTgctgtcggcgttccaattcatcccgatggggtttaggtcagggtctgtgcaggccaatcaagttcctccagatcgatctcgacaaaccatttctgtatggacctcgcttagtgcagggggtcattgtcatgctgaaacaggaaacggccttccccaaactgttgccataaagttggaaacacagaattgtCATTGTATGtggtagcgttaagatttctcttcactggaactaaggggcccgaaccatgaaaaacagccccagaccattattcctcctccaccaaactttacagttggcactatgcattggggcaggtagcgttctcctggcatccgccaaaaccagatttgtccgtcggactgccagatggtaaagtgtgattcatcactccagagaacgcgtttccactgctccagagtccgatggtggtgagctttacaccactccagccgacgcttggcattgcacatggtgattttaggcttgtgtgcggctgcttggccatggaaacccatttcagttgactgggggcagctctaacagggcagaaatttgacaaactgacttgtttgaaaggtggcatcctatgaaggtgccacattgaaagtcactgagctcttcagtaaggccattctactgccaatgtttgtctatggagattgcatggctgtgtgctatattttatacacctgtcagcaatgggtgtggatGAAATAGCCAAAACAActcatttgaagtggtgtccacatacatacACTATGTATACAGAAGTAAAGTCAACATAACCTGTGTAACACAGGTGTACAACAGCAGTCTGGAGCCTTCTATATATTTGGCCTGAACACAACAGATCTCTTCAACTTACAAATTAAATATATTATGATTTAACGGTAGTTAACATCTGTCTTCTTCAACCTCTATGTACTGTTAGGTTATTTGTTTATACCCAACATTAGACAATCTAAATAATAAAGAATCTCAACCTTATTTCAACCTAAAACGTAGCAATTAGCATCCATGTACAACATACTCACCGATAGCTTTGCTGCGGCACCATTTTAGAGACTGGGAGATGTAAGGCAGGAAGATTACGATGGCTAGGATCACATAGGACTGAAAGACAACGGGAGAACGTTAGTAATGACATGGGGCTGAAGAGAACATCTTGTTACAAGAGGCTAAGACTGATTGAATTATTACTAAATTAATTTTGCTTACAAGCAGTTTATACAAGCAGACTGTAACAAAACATTGATAACAgatatcccactgggcaaaaactgtttgaatcaaaatgtagatgttgaactgacgtgtGTGCTCAGTGGGATAAGAACTAACCGAGAACTAACCGAGATAAAAGATGGTACAGGTTTTTGTGACATCGCTAGGAGACTATGGACCGTCAAGTTACACCTCACTGGGGCAACAGTTCTAACAATACTGCCCTGCATACCTCACTGGGGCAACAATACTGTCCTGCATACCTCACTGGGGCAATAGTTCTAACAATACTGCCCTGCACACCTCACTGGGGCAATAGTTCTAACAATACTGCCCTGCACACCTCACTGGGGCAATAGTTCTAACAATACTGCCCTGCATACCTCACTGGGGCAATAGTTCTAACAATACTGCCCTGCACACCTCACTGGGGCAATAGTTCTAACAATACTGCCCTGCACACCTCACTGGGGCAATAGTTCTAACAATACTGCCCTGCACACCTCACTGGGGCAATAGTTCTAACAATACTGCCCTGCATACCTCACTGGGGCAACAGTTCTAACAATACTGCCCTGCATACCTCACTGGGGCAATAGTTCTAACAATACTGCCCTGCACACCTCACTGGGGCAATAGTTCTAACAATACTGCCCTGCACACCTCACTGGGGCAATAGTTCTAACAATACTGCCCTGCACACCTCACTGGGGCAATAGTTCTAACAATACTGCCCTACATACCTCACTGGGGCAATAGTTCTAACAATACTGCCCTGCACACCTCACTGGGGCAATAGTTCTAACAATACTGCCCTGCATACCTCACTGGGGCAACAATACTGTCCTGCACACCTCACTGGGGCAATAGTTCTAACAATACTGCCCTGCACACCTCACTGGGGCAACAATACTGCCCTGCACACCTCACTGGGGAAACAATACTGTCCTGCATACCTCACTGGGGCAATAGTTCTAACAATACTGCCCTACACACCTCACTGGGGCAATAGTTCTAACAATACTGCCCTGCATACCTCACTGGGGCAATAGTTCTAACAATACTGCATTGCATACCTCACTGGGGCAATAGTTCTAACAATACTGCCCTGCACACCTCACTGGGGCAATAGTTCTAACAATACTGCCCTGCATACCTCACTGGGGCAATAGTTCTAACAATACTGCCCTGCACACCTCACTGGGGCAATAGTTCTAACAATACTGCCCTACATACCTCACTGGGGCAATAGTTCTAACAATACTGCCCTGCACACCTCACTGGGGCAATAGTTCTAACAATACTGCCCTGCACACCTCACTGGGGCAATAGTTCTAACAATACTGCCCTGCATACCTCACTGGGGCAACAGTTCTAACAATACTGCCCTGCATACCTCACTGGGGCAATAGTTCTAACAATACTGCCCTGCACACCTCACTGGGGCAATAGTTCTAACAATACTGCCCTGCACACCTCACTGGGGCAATAGTTCTAACAATACTGCCCTGCACACCTCACTGGGGCAATAGTTCTAACAATACTGCCCTACATACCTCACTGGGGCAATAGTTCTAACAATACTGCCCTGCACACCTCACTGGGGCAATAGTTCTAACAATACTGCCCTGCATACCTCACTGGGGCAACAATACTGTCCTGCACACCTCACTGGGGCAATAGTTCTAACAATACTGCCCTGCACACCTCACTGGGGCAACAATACTGCCCTGCACACCTCACTGGGGAAACAATACTGTCCTGCATACCTCACTGGGGCAATAGTTCTAACAATACTGCCCTACACACCTCACTGGGGCAATAGTTCTAACAATACTGCCCTGCATACCTCACTGGGGCAATAGTTCTAACAATACTGCATTGCATACCTCACTGGGGCAATAGTTCTAACAATACTGCCCTGCACACCTCACTGGGGCAATAGTTCTAACAATACTGCCCTGCACACCTCACTGGGGCAATAGTTCTAACAATACTGCCCTACATACCTCACTGGGGCAATAGTTCTAACAATACTGCCCTGCACACCTCACTGGGGCAATAGTTCTAACAATACTGCCCTGCACACCTCACTGGGGCAATAGTTCTAACAATACTGCCCTACACACCTCACTGGGGCAACAATACTGTCCTGCACACCTCACTGGGGCAATAGTTCTAACAATACTGCCCTGCACACCTCACTGGGGCAACAATACTGTCCTGCACACCTCACTGGGGCAACAATACTGTCCTGCACACCTCACTGGGGCAATAGTTCTAACAATACTGCCCTGCACACCTCACTGGGGCAACAATACTGTCCTGCACACCTCACACACCTCACTGGGGCTAACAATACTGCCCTGCACACCTCACTGGGGCAATAGTTCTAACAATactgccctacacacacacacagctcactttTTAGTCCCAGAGAAGACAAAAAGGGAGAAGcggagaaaacaaaaagaggaCGAGAGAAGAAAACGACTAACTTACTATCTGAAAGAAGATGAATGAGAAGATACTAGCGAAGAAGCACATGATGGGGACCCTCATGATGACCTTCAGGATGTGATGTTTATAGAACACCTGGTTCTCCGACACCTGGATCTGGTCGTTGAGCAGGAACGGGCGGCTGAAGCCGTACACCACTATAACAGCCTGGGGAGGGAAGTAAGTAAGTAGggaagtagagggagggaggggaaaggtGGGAAGGAGggaagtagaggggaggagagggagggagggagggggggagggagataggtaagtagagagggagagaagggattcAACTATAGTTTTACTGTGTAATTACACCAAGAAAAACAACATGTAATGATGCGGAAGGTTGTGAGTTAAGAAATGACCGTATCCTCACCTGAATGAAGCCTAACACCATGACGCAGGCACAGAACAGGAGGATTCCCAAGATGTTCTCAGGAAACGTCGCCATGAGGGAGAACTGCAGAGGGAAACAAATGGTGTGTAAAAGGGACTGTGTTCTTACTGAGCAAGTTCAGACAGAAACTCCCCATTTCATCTCTGATGACACATTTCCTACCAGTcaggcagtcagccagtcagtaggGCCGGGACCataccagccagtcaaccagtcagtaggGCCGGGACcataccagccagtcagccagtcagtaggGCCGGGACCataccagccagtcaaccagtcagtaggGCCGGGACCataccagccagtcaaccagtcagtaggGCCGGGACcataccagccagtcagccagtcagtaggGCCGGGACCatacca encodes the following:
- the tmem175 gene encoding endosomal/lysosomal proton channel TMEM175 isoform X2, with protein sequence MLRYIANVPTLILILPVAHTKVQDNEELKESLQVLLTTKIAVYLMTFLIVTVAWAAHIRLFQVIERIDDCLALLNLACMMLITFLPYTFSLMATFPENILGILLFCACVMVLGFIQAVIVVYGFSRPFLLNDQIQVSENQVFYKHHILKVIMRVPIMCFFASIFSFIFFQISYVILAIVIFLPYISQSLKWCRSKAIGQVEETPDSMMFYTYHPNEPLSKERVEAFSDGVFAIVATLLILDICEDNVPDPVMVQKQYGGSLVAALQNYGPEYLAYFGSFATVALLWFVHHSLFLHVTRTTRFMGLLNTFSLAFVGGLPLAYQLTHEFPRNSRNELEAIQISCVIIFFAGVFQLAIWVAALFSERETLHPYVRYGGREHAFMLAKLALYPCVALGTFFLTCILSKFSASIFHLMEITVPFAFLLLRLLVRGGLALLRLIFCPDGPETRSALEEEEEEEARMPFNTMIT
- the tmem175 gene encoding endosomal/lysosomal proton channel TMEM175 isoform X1; translated protein: MGENGDTEIIEHHVDEEMEKKRILRSHGSSFMESVTPSERDGHSSTQSSHRLLAYSDALISIIATVMILPVAHTKVQDNEELKESLQVLLTTKIAVYLMTFLIVTVAWAAHIRLFQVIERIDDCLALLNLACMMLITFLPYTFSLMATFPENILGILLFCACVMVLGFIQAVIVVYGFSRPFLLNDQIQVSENQVFYKHHILKVIMRVPIMCFFASIFSFIFFQISYVILAIVIFLPYISQSLKWCRSKAIGQVEETPDSMMFYTYHPNEPLSKERVEAFSDGVFAIVATLLILDICEDNVPDPVMVQKQYGGSLVAALQNYGPEYLAYFGSFATVALLWFVHHSLFLHVTRTTRFMGLLNTFSLAFVGGLPLAYQLTHEFPRNSRNELEAIQISCVIIFFAGVFQLAIWVAALFSERETLHPYVRYGGREHAFMLAKLALYPCVALGTFFLTCILSKFSASIFHLMEITVPFAFLLLRLLVRGGLALLRLIFCPDGPETRSALEEEEEEEARMPFNTMIT